The DNA sequence GCTTATGCTTCCACTTTCGATGCGAACATCAATTTGGATTTGCAAAAATTAATAGGACTGAAAAATGCTACTTTTTATGCCGACCTTCAGTATCACGCCGGAGATAATCCTTCTAAAAAATTAATTGGCGATTTTCAACTTTTTGATAGAAATAATTCATTTCCCTTTGCACAAATATTTGAATTTTGGTATCAGCAGAAACTGTTTAATTCGAAGTTAAGAATAAAAATAGGTAAGATCGATGCCAATACAGAATTTAGCGTAATTGAAAACGGACTTGAATTTATGAACAGTTCAACACAGGTTTCGCCGACACTTTTCGTTTTTCCAACCTTTCCTGATCCAGCGCCGGGAATTAATGTTTTTTTTACACCGGGAAAATTATTTTACTTCAGTCTGGGAATAGATTATGCTAATCAAAAGGCAGGATTTCTCAATTTTTATGGAAATCCAATGTCTGACCAACCAACGAAAAACGGAGTATTGCTTTTAAGTGAAGCGGGTTTAACATGGAGTCATTTATCCAGATTTAAAAAAGATGGAAATTTTAAACTTGGCTTATGGCAACATACGGGAACTTTCTCGAACTTTAATGATAAAAGCAAGCAAGGTGCAAATGGGATGTACGCCATATTTAACCAAACATTATGGCAACCTTTTTCTGACCAAACAAATGACAGAGGAATACGAATGTTTCTTGATTTAGGTTTAACTGACCCCAATCTCACAGCAATTTACGCACAATATGGCGGTGGTATTATTTGGACAGGCTTGTCTGCCAAGCGAAGTAATGACGCCCTAGGTTTTTCGGCAAACTATGTGAATTTAAGTCCCCAATTAAATTTGTCAAAACAGAACGAAGCCAACGTGGAAGCTTTTTATAAATTAGTCATTACGAATTGGTTCAATGTAAAAGCAGATGTACAGTACATCATTAATCCGGGTGGTCAATTTAATAATGCTTTGGTGGGCACGATGATCCTCAACTTTCAATTAGGATCGCAAAATTAAGTGGTTTGTTTTAAGAAAAGCAGCGGTAAAAAGAATTAAACATTCTTCAGAAATGGAATTTTCTAAACTCGGAAGAAAAACATTTGACTGCGGTCATTTCGGTGAGGCATTATACTAATTTCCTTCCTTTTATTAAAATGATTTAGCTATTTTCGAAAGTAATAAAACGTTTTTTTTCAAAGACTGACGTTTACGGATATTTTAACCAAAAAACGTTTAAAAATGACATATAGAATTGGAGACACTTATATAAGCTTTGAGAAAATTTTAGCGATAAAACTAAGCTTTCGTTTTGTCTGCAAGACAAGAAATACAAGCACGCTGAATCTTCGGCTTTGCGCCAGATCAAATTCATTTTGGAAACTTTTCTCCAACTTTTTTCAGGTAACGAATGATCGAATTTAGCATTTAACAGGTTATATTTATACCATGAAAATAATACATCTTTTTATTCCCTTTGCACTGCTTATCCTGGGAATTTCTGCATTCACTGTTTCAAAATCTGATGATGAAATTTTTCTAATCTATCAGGTCAATTTAAAAAAACAAGATTTAAAACTATACTGGAAGGATGATAAGAATCAAGAATTCAAAAGCATTCAAAATCTAAAAAACTGGCTTGGCGCAAAAAAAGAGAGGCTTATATTCGCAACAAATGCGGGAATGTATAAGGCGGACAACTCCCCACTGGGTCTCTTTATCCAGGATCAAAAAATGATTACTCCATTGAATACCAGGAAAGCTGCGGGTAATTTTTATTGGAAACCGAATGGCGTTTTGTATATCGATACTGGAAACAATGCTGTTATTTGTACCACTGAGAATTTTAAAAATAATGGAAAGATAAAATACGCCACTCAATCCGGTCCCATGCTTGTTATTAATGGAAAAATTCACCCGGACTTTAAACAAGGATCTACGAATTTGAATATCCGAAATGGAGTTGGTGTCTTACCAAATAATGATTTAGTTTTTATCATGTCCAAAAGAGAAGTCAGCCTTTTTGATTTTGCAAAGCGCTTAAAAGAATTAGGTTGTAAAAATGCCCTTTCTTTTGACGGTTTTGTTAGCAGAACCTATCAACCTGAAAAAAACTGGATACAGACCGACGGTAATTTCGGAGTCATCGTAGGAGTGACAACTCATCAATAAATGGATTATGGTAAGCATTGCAGAAAAAGATACTTTTTTTGAAAGTAATAAACGGTATTTTTCAACCTCTTAAAGTTCTATAATAAAAATAAAATGTATCCTTTATACATTTTATCAGTCTACTTAATGAACTTAAAATTTTAATAAAATGAGCAAATGTAAATGCACTAATTGTGAGTGCACCAAATGTAAATGTGGAAATTGTGCCGAAAACAATTGTCCTTGTGTAAAATGCGAATGTACTAAATGCACTTGTTGCTAAATTGAAAAAAGATTAGTTATTCAACTAATCTTTTTTTATTTTTACGAATATGGAAACTCAAAAAATCTGGAATAATTTCAATAATGAACTTTACTTTTTTATTCTTAAGAAAGTTAAAAATAAGGAAGTTTCTAATGATATTTTCCAAAATACCTTTCTGAAAATTCACGAAAATTTATCTCAGCTCAAAAACGATGAAAAAGCAAGAGCCTGGGTTTTTCAAATTGCCCGAAACGAAATAGCCAATTACTTTAATAAAGAATCTGTTTATGTTGAGAATCTCGAAGATAACAAAGAAAACGAGGTAGAGGAATATCAAAATATTTGCTGCTTTGATAAGTTCATTAACGATTTACCAGAAATTTACAAACAAGTCATTGAATTGGTTTATATACAAGGAAAGAAGCAAAATGACATTGCAACAGAATTAGATATCAGTCTTGAAAATGTGAAGGCCAGGATTAAACGGGCAAAAGATATTTTAAAGAAAAACTTCAACGAATGCTGTAAATATGAGTTTGATAAAAATGGGAAATTAATTGGAGAATCGAATTGCTCTAATTGTAAACCCTAAACTTTATTTTTGTCAAGCAAATAAGAAAAAATATTTATTCAAAACTCATTGGCAATGAAAACGATTTTTGACAAAGAAACAAGAGAAAAATTAATTGCAAGAATAAGCAAACTTGATAAAAACAGTTTAGCTCAATTCGGCAAAATGAATATTTACCAAATGATAAAGCATTGTACGCTATATGACGAATGGATATTAGGAAAAAACAAGCCTCAATATCAACAAGCATTGATTGGACGCTTATTTGGAAAAATGGCTTTGAAAGATATCTTAAAAGATGAAAGCCCACTAAAGCGAAATGTACCTACTCTTTCTTTTCTGAAAGTTATAAAAACAACAGATGACCTGGAAGCGGAAAAAAGTAAATGGATTAGCCTGATTGAAGAGTATGACTATTTTTCAAATCCAGAATTCATTCATTCTTTTTTCGGAAAAATGACAAAAGAACAAATTGGTTATATGGCGTATAAACATATTGACCATCATTTGAGACAATTCGGAGCATAGACAAAAAACTGCAAGCATTTTCCATATCAAACCATCAATTTTTGTTCTTAATGGAGCTTAAAATTCTTAATTGAGCAATGAATCATCATCTCAACTGTTTGATTACTGTACTTTTGTTGCGCTTAAAAATTCTTTGAATATACAGCCATATTGAATACGCAAACGTTATAAAACACTCACCGTTTTTTTATTTTTGTTAAAATAATTCAACTATTTTTGAAAGAAATAAATACCGATCTTTTCAAAGACTACCACTATTAAACTTACAAGTAAGACCAATGAATTATAAATCAATATCGTATATTTCAATCCTATCATTTTTAATTTTTTTTTCTTTTACTC is a window from the Kaistella flava (ex Peng et al. 2021) genome containing:
- a CDS encoding phosphodiester glycosidase family protein, with translation MKIIHLFIPFALLILGISAFTVSKSDDEIFLIYQVNLKKQDLKLYWKDDKNQEFKSIQNLKNWLGAKKERLIFATNAGMYKADNSPLGLFIQDQKMITPLNTRKAAGNFYWKPNGVLYIDTGNNAVICTTENFKNNGKIKYATQSGPMLVINGKIHPDFKQGSTNLNIRNGVGVLPNNDLVFIMSKREVSLFDFAKRLKELGCKNALSFDGFVSRTYQPEKNWIQTDGNFGVIVGVTTHQ
- a CDS encoding sigma-70 family RNA polymerase sigma factor, with product METQKIWNNFNNELYFFILKKVKNKEVSNDIFQNTFLKIHENLSQLKNDEKARAWVFQIARNEIANYFNKESVYVENLEDNKENEVEEYQNICCFDKFINDLPEIYKQVIELVYIQGKKQNDIATELDISLENVKARIKRAKDILKKNFNECCKYEFDKNGKLIGESNCSNCKP
- a CDS encoding DUF1569 domain-containing protein — encoded protein: MKTIFDKETREKLIARISKLDKNSLAQFGKMNIYQMIKHCTLYDEWILGKNKPQYQQALIGRLFGKMALKDILKDESPLKRNVPTLSFLKVIKTTDDLEAEKSKWISLIEEYDYFSNPEFIHSFFGKMTKEQIGYMAYKHIDHHLRQFGA
- a CDS encoding carbohydrate porin; this translates as MFQKTTRTNQLEITILFPRVIFKCFYVLFISMGLYSSAQDSIQQKNIFTNLNEKGITFAVSESLEGYQNLKGGIKTGTAYASTFDANINLDLQKLIGLKNATFYADLQYHAGDNPSKKLIGDFQLFDRNNSFPFAQIFEFWYQQKLFNSKLRIKIGKIDANTEFSVIENGLEFMNSSTQVSPTLFVFPTFPDPAPGINVFFTPGKLFYFSLGIDYANQKAGFLNFYGNPMSDQPTKNGVLLLSEAGLTWSHLSRFKKDGNFKLGLWQHTGTFSNFNDKSKQGANGMYAIFNQTLWQPFSDQTNDRGIRMFLDLGLTDPNLTAIYAQYGGGIIWTGLSAKRSNDALGFSANYVNLSPQLNLSKQNEANVEAFYKLVITNWFNVKADVQYIINPGGQFNNALVGTMILNFQLGSQN